A DNA window from Takifugu flavidus isolate HTHZ2018 chromosome 15, ASM371156v2, whole genome shotgun sequence contains the following coding sequences:
- the LOC130538641 gene encoding NAD-dependent protein deacylase sirtuin-5, mitochondrial-like: MLRRTALTLGIRLCSTGVTRGPLPDVVRPNSDMLEFRELFSKAKHIAVITGAGVSAESGVPTFRGQNEKWRKWLSQDLATPEAFSRTPSRVWEFYQYRRDVALNKKPNAAHLAIAECEARLRKQGRSVVVITQCIDDLHHQAGSKHVLRVHGSLMETRCLSCGDVAVNKRNPICPSLMGKGAPDPDVADAHIPVDKLPRCDKSDCNGLLRPNMVFFGETLDSHILTKVEKEMEVCDLCLVVGTSSIVYPAAMFGPLIASRGVPVAEFNTKTTPKTEYFTHHFQGPCGTTLPPALAQHESEFM; encoded by the exons ATGCTCCGTCGAACCGCGCTTACGCTGGGGATTCGCCTGTGCTCCACTGGTGTGACCAGAGGGCCGTTGCCGGATGTTGTAAGACCCAACTCTG ACATGCTGGAATTCCGTGAGCTTTTCTCCAAAGCTAAACACATAGCCGTCATCACAGGGGCAGGTGTGAGCGCTGAGAGCGGAGTGCCCACCTTCAGGGGGCAGAATGAGAAGTGGAGGAAATGGTTGTCACAG GACCTGGCAACGCCAGAGGCCTTCTCTCGAACTCCATCGCGGGTCTGGGAGTTCTACCAATACAGGAGGGACGTGGCGTTGAACAAGAAGCCCAACGCCGCCCACCTGGCCATAGCGGAGTGCGAAGCCCGGCTGAGGAAGCAGGGACGCTCGGTGGTCGTCATCACGCAGTGCATCGATGACCTTCACCATCAGGCCGGGTCGAAACACGTGCTCAGAGTTCACG gcagTCTGATGGAGACGCGCTGTTTGAGCTGCGGGGACGTTGCCGTCAACAAGCGCAACCCCATATGTCCCTCCCTGATGGGCAAAGG TGCACCTGACCCAGATGTTGCTGATGCCCACATTCCCGTGGACAAACTGCCAAG GTGTGACAAGAGCGATTGCAACGGTCTGCTGAGGCCCAACATGGTATTTTTTGGAGAAACCCTGGACTCTCACATCCTGACCAAAGTGGAAAAAGAGATGGAAGTCTGTGACCTTTGCCTTGTG GTGGGCACCTCCTCCATCGTTTACCCAGCAGCCATGTTCGGCCCCCTGATTGCCTCCAGGGGCGTTCCAGTGGCAGAATTCAACACGAAAACAACCCCCAAAACAGAATACTTCAC GCACCATTTCCAGGGTCCATGCGGAACTACGCTACCTCCAGCTTTGGCGCAGCATGAGTCAGAGTTCATGTAG